Proteins from one Cicer arietinum cultivar CDC Frontier isolate Library 1 chromosome 3, Cicar.CDCFrontier_v2.0, whole genome shotgun sequence genomic window:
- the LOC101504141 gene encoding uncharacterized protein isoform X8, producing the protein MTMLSRNVIMHIMLLTIIIIGIVEGKKVQNCGGFGNGKGAEGNHVGAGGGLGGGVGGGVGGSAGGGASADGGLGGKVGAGGGLGGGTGAGGGVGAGAGVGGGLGGGAGGGGGLGGGAGVGTGGGANGGVGVGGGAGAGASGGLGGEAGAGRGGGLGGGAGVGTGRGANGGVGVGGGAGAGAGGSLGGGAGAGAGGGGGLGGGAGAGGGLGGGAGASGGLGGGAGAGVGSGGGANGGVGVGGGLGGRAGAGGGLGGRAGVGTGGGANGGVGVGGGAGAGAGGGLGGGVGASGGGRLGGEAGVGTGGGANGGVGASAGGGIGTGGGVGARVNGGARAGVIATRGAKIDESRKGILRVSKDTKFGITKKSVHAKNKGDPQA; encoded by the exons ATGACTATGCTTTCACGCAATGTTATAATGCATATTATGTTACTAACAATAATAATCATTGGGATAGTAGAAggaaaaaaagttcaaaattgcGGTGGTTTTGGAAATGGAAAAGGAGCAGAAGGAAACCATGTTGGTGCAGGTGGTGGTCTTGGTGGAGGTGTAGGAGGAGGGGTTGGTGGTAGTGCAGGAGGAGGAGCTAGTGCTGATGGAGGTTTAGGAGGAAAAGTTGGTGCTGGTGGAGGTTTAGGAGGAGGAACTGGTGCTGGAGGAGGAGTTGGTGCTGGTGCTGGTGTTGGTGGAGGTTTAGGAGGAGGAGCTGGTGGAGGTGGAGGTTTAGGAGGCGGAGCTGGTGTTGGTACTGGAGGAGGTGCAAATGGAGGTGTTGGTGTTGGAGGAGGAGCTGGTGCTGGTGCTAGTGGAGGTTTAGGAGGAGAAGCTGGTGCTGGTAGAGGTGGAGGTTTAGGAGGCGGAGCTGGTGTTGGTACTGGAAGAGGTGCAAATGGAGGTGTTGGTGTTGGAGGAGGAGCTGGTGCTGGTGCTGGTGGAAGTTTAGGAGGAGGAGCTGGTGCTGGTGCTGGTGGAG GTGGAGGTTTAGGAGGCGGAGCTGGTGCTGGTGGAGGTTTAGGAGGCGGAGCCGGTGCTAGTGGAGGTTTAGGAGGAGGAGCTGGTGCTGGTGTTGGTAGTGGAGGAGGTGCAAATGGAGGTGTTGGTGTTGGAGGAGGTTTAGGAGGAAGAGCTGGTGCTGGTGGAGGTTTAGGAGGCAGAGCTGGTGTTGGTACTGGAGGAGGTGCAAATGGAGGTGTTGGTGTTGGAGGAGGAGCTG GTGCTGGTGCTGGTGGAGGTTTAGGAGGAGGAGTTGGTGCTAGTGGAGGTGGACGTTTAGGAGGCGAAGCTGGTGTTGGTACTGGAGGAGGTGCAAATGGAGGCGTTGGTGCTAGTGCAGGAGGAGGTATTGGAACTGGTGGAGGTGTAGGAGCAAGAGTTAATGGTGGTGCACGAGCAGGTGTTATTGCAACTAGAGGTGCTAAAATTGACGAAAGTAGAAAGGGCATACTTAGAGTTTCTAAAGATACTAAATTTGGTATTACCAAAAAAAGTGTTCATGCAAAAAATAAAGGTGATCCTCAAGCTTAA
- the LOC101504141 gene encoding uncharacterized protein isoform X5 translates to MTMLSRNVIMHIMLLTIIIIGIVEGKKVQNCGGFGNGKGAEGNHVGAGGGLGGGVGGGVGGSAGGGASADGGLGGKVGAGGGLGGGTGAGGGVGAGAGVGGGLGGGAGGGGGLGGGAGVGTGGGANGGVGVGGGAGAGASGGLGGEAGAGRGGGLGGGAGVGTGRGANGGVGVGGGAGAGAGGSLGGGAGAGAGGGLGGGAGVGTGGGANGGVGVGGGAGAGGGLGGGAGVGTGGGANGGVGVGGGAGAGGGLGGGAGVGTGGGANGGVGVGGGAGAGGGLGGGAGVGTGGGANGGVGVGGGLGGGAGASGGGGLGGGAGVGTGGGANRGAGAGGGLGGGVGASGGGRLGGEAGVGTGGGANGGVGASAGGGIGTGGGVGARVNGGARAGVIATRGAKIDESRKGILRVSKDTKFGITKKSVHAKNKGDPQA, encoded by the exons ATGACTATGCTTTCACGCAATGTTATAATGCATATTATGTTACTAACAATAATAATCATTGGGATAGTAGAAggaaaaaaagttcaaaattgcGGTGGTTTTGGAAATGGAAAAGGAGCAGAAGGAAACCATGTTGGTGCAGGTGGTGGTCTTGGTGGAGGTGTAGGAGGAGGGGTTGGTGGTAGTGCAGGAGGAGGAGCTAGTGCTGATGGAGGTTTAGGAGGAAAAGTTGGTGCTGGTGGAGGTTTAGGAGGAGGAACTGGTGCTGGAGGAGGAGTTGGTGCTGGTGCTGGTGTTGGTGGAGGTTTAGGAGGAGGAGCTGGTGGAGGTGGAGGTTTAGGAGGCGGAGCTGGTGTTGGTACTGGAGGAGGTGCAAATGGAGGTGTTGGTGTTGGAGGAGGAGCTGGTGCTGGTGCTAGTGGAGGTTTAGGAGGAGAAGCTGGTGCTGGTAGAGGTGGAGGTTTAGGAGGCGGAGCTGGTGTTGGTACTGGAAGAGGTGCAAATGGAGGTGTTGGTGTTGGAGGAGGAGCTGGTGCTGGTGCTGGTGGAAGTTTAGGAGGAGGAGCTGGTGCTGGTGCTGGTGGAG GTTTAGGAGGCGGAGCTGGTGTTGGTACTGGAGGAGGTGCAAATGGAGGTGTTGGTGTTGGAGGAGGAGCTGGTGCTGGTGGAGGTTTAGGAGGCGGAGCTGGTGTTGGTACTGGAGGAGGTGCAAATGGAGGTGTTGGTGTTGGAGGAGGAGCTGGTGCTGGTGGAGGTTTAGGAGGCGGAGCTGGTGTTGGTACTGGAGGAGGTGCAAATGGAGGTGTTGGTGTTGGAGGAGGAGCTGGTGCTGGTGGAGGTTTAGGAGGCGGAGCTGGTGTTGGTACTGGAGGAGGTGCAAATGGAGGTGTTGGTGTTGGAGGAGGTTTAGGAGGAGGAGCTGGTGCTAGTGGAGGTGGTGGTTTAGGAGGCGGAGCTGGTGTTGGTACTGGAGGAGGTGCAAATAGAGGTGCTGGTGCTGGTGGAGGTTTAGGAGGAGGAGTTGGTGCTAGTGGAGGTGGACGTTTAGGAGGCGAAGCTGGTGTTGGTACTGGAGGAGGTGCAAATGGAGGCGTTGGTGCTAGTGCAGGAGGAGGTATTGGAACTGGTGGAGGTGTAGGAGCAAGAGTTAATGGTGGTGCACGAGCAGGTGTTATTGCAACTAGAGGTGCTAAAATTGACGAAAGTAGAAAGGGCATACTTAGAGTTTCTAAAGATACTAAATTTGGTATTACCAAAAAAAGTGTTCATGCAAAAAATAAAGGTGATCCTCAAGCTTAA
- the LOC101504141 gene encoding uncharacterized protein isoform X6 codes for MTMLSRNVIMHIMLLTIIIIGIVEGKKVQNCGGFGNGKGAEGNHVGAGGGLGGGVGGGVGGSAGGGASADGGLGGKVGAGGGLGGGTGAGGGVGAGAGVGGGLGGGAGGGGGLGGGAGVGTGGGANGGVGVGGGAGAGASGGLGGEAGAGRGGGLGGGAGVGTGRGANGGVGVGGGAGAGAGGSLGGGAGAGAGGGLGGGAGVGGGLGGGAGGGGGLGGGAGAGGGLGGGAGVGTGGGANGGVGVGGGAGAGGGLGGGAGVGTGGGANGGVGVGGGAGAGGGLGGGAGVGTGGGANGGVGVGGGAGAGGGGGLGGGAGVGTGGGANRGAGAGGGLGGGVGASGGGRLGGEAGVGTGGGANGGVGASAGGGIGTGGGVGARVNGGARAGVIATRGAKIDESRKGILRVSKDTKFGITKKSVHAKNKGDPQA; via the exons ATGACTATGCTTTCACGCAATGTTATAATGCATATTATGTTACTAACAATAATAATCATTGGGATAGTAGAAggaaaaaaagttcaaaattgcGGTGGTTTTGGAAATGGAAAAGGAGCAGAAGGAAACCATGTTGGTGCAGGTGGTGGTCTTGGTGGAGGTGTAGGAGGAGGGGTTGGTGGTAGTGCAGGAGGAGGAGCTAGTGCTGATGGAGGTTTAGGAGGAAAAGTTGGTGCTGGTGGAGGTTTAGGAGGAGGAACTGGTGCTGGAGGAGGAGTTGGTGCTGGTGCTGGTGTTGGTGGAGGTTTAGGAGGAGGAGCTGGTGGAGGTGGAGGTTTAGGAGGCGGAGCTGGTGTTGGTACTGGAGGAGGTGCAAATGGAGGTGTTGGTGTTGGAGGAGGAGCTGGTGCTGGTGCTAGTGGAGGTTTAGGAGGAGAAGCTGGTGCTGGTAGAGGTGGAGGTTTAGGAGGCGGAGCTGGTGTTGGTACTGGAAGAGGTGCAAATGGAGGTGTTGGTGTTGGAGGAGGAGCTGGTGCTGGTGCTGGTGGAAGTTTAGGAGGAGGAGCTGGTGCTGGTGCTGGTGGAGGTTTAGGAGGAGGAGCTGGTGTTGGTGGAGGTTTAGGAGGAGGAGCTGGTGGAGGTGGAGGTTTAGGAGGCGGAGCTGGTGCTGGTGGAG GTTTAGGAGGCGGAGCTGGTGTTGGTACTGGAGGAGGTGCAAATGGAGGTGTTGGTGTTGGAGGAGGAGCTGGTGCTGGTGGAGGTTTAGGAGGCGGAGCTGGTGTTGGTACTGGAGGAGGTGCAAATGGAGGTGTTGGTGTTGGAGGAGGAGCTGGTGCTGGTGGAGGTTTAGGAGGCGGAGCTGGTGTTGGTACTGGAGGAGGTGCAAATGGAGGTGTTGGTGTTGGAGGAGGAGCTGGTGCTGGTGGAG GTGGTGGTTTAGGAGGCGGAGCTGGTGTTGGTACTGGAGGAGGTGCAAATAGAGGTGCTGGTGCTGGTGGAGGTTTAGGAGGAGGAGTTGGTGCTAGTGGAGGTGGACGTTTAGGAGGCGAAGCTGGTGTTGGTACTGGAGGAGGTGCAAATGGAGGCGTTGGTGCTAGTGCAGGAGGAGGTATTGGAACTGGTGGAGGTGTAGGAGCAAGAGTTAATGGTGGTGCACGAGCAGGTGTTATTGCAACTAGAGGTGCTAAAATTGACGAAAGTAGAAAGGGCATACTTAGAGTTTCTAAAGATACTAAATTTGGTATTACCAAAAAAAGTGTTCATGCAAAAAATAAAGGTGATCCTCAAGCTTAA
- the LOC101504141 gene encoding uncharacterized protein isoform X4, translated as MTMLSRNVIMHIMLLTIIIIGIVEGKKVQNCGGFGNGKGAEGNHVGAGGGLGGGVGGGVGGSAGGGASADGGLGGKVGAGGGLGGGTGAGGGVGAGAGVGGGLGGGAGGGGGLGGGAGVGTGGGANGGVGVGGGAGAGASGGLGGEAGAGRGGGLGGGAGVGTGRGANGGVGVGGGAGAGAGGSLGGGAGAGAGGGLGGGAGVGGGLGGGAGGGGGLGGGAGAGGGLGGGAGVGTGGGANGGVGVGGGAGAGGGLGGGAGVGTGGGANGGVGVGGGAGAGGGLGGGAGVGTGGGANGGVGVGGGAGAGGGLGGGAGVGTGGGANGGVGVGGGAGAGGGLGGGVGASGGGRLGGEAGVGTGGGANGGVGASAGGGIGTGGGVGARVNGGARAGVIATRGAKIDESRKGILRVSKDTKFGITKKSVHAKNKGDPQA; from the exons ATGACTATGCTTTCACGCAATGTTATAATGCATATTATGTTACTAACAATAATAATCATTGGGATAGTAGAAggaaaaaaagttcaaaattgcGGTGGTTTTGGAAATGGAAAAGGAGCAGAAGGAAACCATGTTGGTGCAGGTGGTGGTCTTGGTGGAGGTGTAGGAGGAGGGGTTGGTGGTAGTGCAGGAGGAGGAGCTAGTGCTGATGGAGGTTTAGGAGGAAAAGTTGGTGCTGGTGGAGGTTTAGGAGGAGGAACTGGTGCTGGAGGAGGAGTTGGTGCTGGTGCTGGTGTTGGTGGAGGTTTAGGAGGAGGAGCTGGTGGAGGTGGAGGTTTAGGAGGCGGAGCTGGTGTTGGTACTGGAGGAGGTGCAAATGGAGGTGTTGGTGTTGGAGGAGGAGCTGGTGCTGGTGCTAGTGGAGGTTTAGGAGGAGAAGCTGGTGCTGGTAGAGGTGGAGGTTTAGGAGGCGGAGCTGGTGTTGGTACTGGAAGAGGTGCAAATGGAGGTGTTGGTGTTGGAGGAGGAGCTGGTGCTGGTGCTGGTGGAAGTTTAGGAGGAGGAGCTGGTGCTGGTGCTGGTGGAGGTTTAGGAGGAGGAGCTGGTGTTGGTGGAGGTTTAGGAGGAGGAGCTGGTGGAGGTGGAGGTTTAGGAGGCGGAGCTGGTGCTGGTGGAG GTTTAGGAGGCGGAGCTGGTGTTGGTACTGGAGGAGGTGCAAATGGAGGTGTTGGTGTTGGAGGAGGAGCTGGTGCTGGTGGAGGTTTAGGAGGCGGAGCTGGTGTTGGTACTGGAGGAGGTGCAAATGGAGGTGTTGGTGTTGGAGGAGGAGCTGGTGCTGGTGGAGGTTTAGGAGGCGGAGCTGGTGTTGGTACTGGAGGAGGTGCAAATGGAGGTGTTGGTGTTGGAGGAGGAGCTGGTGCTGGTGGAGGTTTAGGAGGCGGAGCTGGTGTTGGTACTGGAGGAGGTGCAAATGGAGGTGTTGGTGTTGGAGGAG GTGCTGGTGCTGGTGGAGGTTTAGGAGGAGGAGTTGGTGCTAGTGGAGGTGGACGTTTAGGAGGCGAAGCTGGTGTTGGTACTGGAGGAGGTGCAAATGGAGGCGTTGGTGCTAGTGCAGGAGGAGGTATTGGAACTGGTGGAGGTGTAGGAGCAAGAGTTAATGGTGGTGCACGAGCAGGTGTTATTGCAACTAGAGGTGCTAAAATTGACGAAAGTAGAAAGGGCATACTTAGAGTTTCTAAAGATACTAAATTTGGTATTACCAAAAAAAGTGTTCATGCAAAAAATAAAGGTGATCCTCAAGCTTAA
- the LOC101504141 gene encoding uncharacterized protein isoform X7, producing MTMLSRNVIMHIMLLTIIIIGIVEGKKVQNCGGFGNGKGAEGNHVGAGGGLGGGVGGGVGGSAGGGASADGGLGGKVGAGGGLGGGTGAGGGVGAGAGVGGGLGGGAGGGGGLGGGAGVGTGGGANGGVGVGGGAGAGASGGLGGEAGAGRGGGLGGGAGVGTGRGANGGVGVGGGAGAGAGGSLGGGAGAGAGGGLGGGAGVGGGLGGGAGGGGGLGGGAGAGGGLGGGAGASGGLGGGAGAGVGSGGGANGGVGVGGGLGGRAGAGGGLGGRAGVGTGGGANGGVGVGGGAGAGAGGGLGGGVGASGGGRLGGEAGVGTGGGANGGVGASAGGGIGTGGGVGARVNGGARAGVIATRGAKIDESRKGILRVSKDTKFGITKKSVHAKNKGDPQA from the exons ATGACTATGCTTTCACGCAATGTTATAATGCATATTATGTTACTAACAATAATAATCATTGGGATAGTAGAAggaaaaaaagttcaaaattgcGGTGGTTTTGGAAATGGAAAAGGAGCAGAAGGAAACCATGTTGGTGCAGGTGGTGGTCTTGGTGGAGGTGTAGGAGGAGGGGTTGGTGGTAGTGCAGGAGGAGGAGCTAGTGCTGATGGAGGTTTAGGAGGAAAAGTTGGTGCTGGTGGAGGTTTAGGAGGAGGAACTGGTGCTGGAGGAGGAGTTGGTGCTGGTGCTGGTGTTGGTGGAGGTTTAGGAGGAGGAGCTGGTGGAGGTGGAGGTTTAGGAGGCGGAGCTGGTGTTGGTACTGGAGGAGGTGCAAATGGAGGTGTTGGTGTTGGAGGAGGAGCTGGTGCTGGTGCTAGTGGAGGTTTAGGAGGAGAAGCTGGTGCTGGTAGAGGTGGAGGTTTAGGAGGCGGAGCTGGTGTTGGTACTGGAAGAGGTGCAAATGGAGGTGTTGGTGTTGGAGGAGGAGCTGGTGCTGGTGCTGGTGGAAGTTTAGGAGGAGGAGCTGGTGCTGGTGCTGGTGGAGGTTTAGGAGGAGGAGCTGGTGTTGGTGGAGGTTTAGGAGGAGGAGCTGGTGGAGGTGGAGGTTTAGGAGGCGGAGCTGGTGCTGGTGGAGGTTTAGGAGGCGGAGCCGGTGCTAGTGGAGGTTTAGGAGGAGGAGCTGGTGCTGGTGTTGGTAGTGGAGGAGGTGCAAATGGAGGTGTTGGTGTTGGAGGAGGTTTAGGAGGAAGAGCTGGTGCTGGTGGAGGTTTAGGAGGCAGAGCTGGTGTTGGTACTGGAGGAGGTGCAAATGGAGGTGTTGGTGTTGGAGGAGGAGCTG GTGCTGGTGCTGGTGGAGGTTTAGGAGGAGGAGTTGGTGCTAGTGGAGGTGGACGTTTAGGAGGCGAAGCTGGTGTTGGTACTGGAGGAGGTGCAAATGGAGGCGTTGGTGCTAGTGCAGGAGGAGGTATTGGAACTGGTGGAGGTGTAGGAGCAAGAGTTAATGGTGGTGCACGAGCAGGTGTTATTGCAACTAGAGGTGCTAAAATTGACGAAAGTAGAAAGGGCATACTTAGAGTTTCTAAAGATACTAAATTTGGTATTACCAAAAAAAGTGTTCATGCAAAAAATAAAGGTGATCCTCAAGCTTAA
- the LOC101504141 gene encoding uncharacterized protein isoform X3, with protein MTMLSRNVIMHIMLLTIIIIGIVEGKKVQNCGGFGNGKGAEGNHVGAGGGLGGGVGGGVGGSAGGGASADGGLGGKVGAGGGLGGGTGAGGGVGAGAGVGGGLGGGAGGGGGLGGGAGVGTGGGANGGVGVGGGAGAGASGGLGGEAGAGRGGGLGGGAGVGTGRGANGGVGVGGGAGAGAGGSLGGGAGAGAGGGLGGGAGVGGGLGGGAGGGGGLGGGAGAGGGLGGGAGVGTGGGANGGVGVGGGAGAGGGLGGGAGVGTGGGANGGVGVGGGAGAGGGGGLGGGAGVGTGGGANGGVGVGGGLGGGAGASGGGGLGGGAGVGTGGGANRGAGAGGGLGGGVGASGGGRLGGEAGVGTGGGANGGVGASAGGGIGTGGGVGARVNGGARAGVIATRGAKIDESRKGILRVSKDTKFGITKKSVHAKNKGDPQA; from the exons ATGACTATGCTTTCACGCAATGTTATAATGCATATTATGTTACTAACAATAATAATCATTGGGATAGTAGAAggaaaaaaagttcaaaattgcGGTGGTTTTGGAAATGGAAAAGGAGCAGAAGGAAACCATGTTGGTGCAGGTGGTGGTCTTGGTGGAGGTGTAGGAGGAGGGGTTGGTGGTAGTGCAGGAGGAGGAGCTAGTGCTGATGGAGGTTTAGGAGGAAAAGTTGGTGCTGGTGGAGGTTTAGGAGGAGGAACTGGTGCTGGAGGAGGAGTTGGTGCTGGTGCTGGTGTTGGTGGAGGTTTAGGAGGAGGAGCTGGTGGAGGTGGAGGTTTAGGAGGCGGAGCTGGTGTTGGTACTGGAGGAGGTGCAAATGGAGGTGTTGGTGTTGGAGGAGGAGCTGGTGCTGGTGCTAGTGGAGGTTTAGGAGGAGAAGCTGGTGCTGGTAGAGGTGGAGGTTTAGGAGGCGGAGCTGGTGTTGGTACTGGAAGAGGTGCAAATGGAGGTGTTGGTGTTGGAGGAGGAGCTGGTGCTGGTGCTGGTGGAAGTTTAGGAGGAGGAGCTGGTGCTGGTGCTGGTGGAGGTTTAGGAGGAGGAGCTGGTGTTGGTGGAGGTTTAGGAGGAGGAGCTGGTGGAGGTGGAGGTTTAGGAGGCGGAGCTGGTGCTGGTGGAG GTTTAGGAGGCGGAGCTGGTGTTGGTACTGGAGGAGGTGCAAATGGAGGTGTTGGTGTTGGAGGAGGAGCTGGTGCTGGTGGAGGTTTAGGAGGCGGAGCTGGTGTTGGTACTGGAGGAGGTGCAAATGGAGGTGTTGGTGTTGGAGGAGGAGCTGGTGCTGGTGGA GGTGGAGGTTTAGGAGGCGGAGCTGGTGTTGGTACTGGAGGAGGTGCAAATGGAGGTGTTGGTGTTGGAGGAGGTTTAGGAGGAGGAGCTGGTGCTAGTGGAGGTGGTGGTTTAGGAGGCGGAGCTGGTGTTGGTACTGGAGGAGGTGCAAATAGAGGTGCTGGTGCTGGTGGAGGTTTAGGAGGAGGAGTTGGTGCTAGTGGAGGTGGACGTTTAGGAGGCGAAGCTGGTGTTGGTACTGGAGGAGGTGCAAATGGAGGCGTTGGTGCTAGTGCAGGAGGAGGTATTGGAACTGGTGGAGGTGTAGGAGCAAGAGTTAATGGTGGTGCACGAGCAGGTGTTATTGCAACTAGAGGTGCTAAAATTGACGAAAGTAGAAAGGGCATACTTAGAGTTTCTAAAGATACTAAATTTGGTATTACCAAAAAAAGTGTTCATGCAAAAAATAAAGGTGATCCTCAAGCTTAA
- the LOC101504141 gene encoding uncharacterized protein isoform X2, with protein sequence MTMLSRNVIMHIMLLTIIIIGIVEGKKVQNCGGFGNGKGAEGNHVGAGGGLGGGVGGGVGGSAGGGASADGGLGGKVGAGGGLGGGTGAGGGVGAGAGVGGGLGGGAGGGGGLGGGAGVGTGGGANGGVGVGGGAGAGASGGLGGEAGAGRGGGLGGGAGVGTGRGANGGVGVGGGAGAGAGGSLGGGAGAGAGGGLGGGAGVGGGLGGGAGGGGGLGGGAGVGTGGGANGGVGVGGGAGAGGGLGGGAGVGTGGGANGGVGVGGGAGAGGGLGGGAGVGTGGGANGGVGVGGGAGAGGGLGGGAGVGTGGGANGGVGVGGGLGGGAGASGGGGLGGGAGVGTGGGANRGAGAGGGLGGGVGASGGGRLGGEAGVGTGGGANGGVGASAGGGIGTGGGVGARVNGGARAGVIATRGAKIDESRKGILRVSKDTKFGITKKSVHAKNKGDPQA encoded by the exons ATGACTATGCTTTCACGCAATGTTATAATGCATATTATGTTACTAACAATAATAATCATTGGGATAGTAGAAggaaaaaaagttcaaaattgcGGTGGTTTTGGAAATGGAAAAGGAGCAGAAGGAAACCATGTTGGTGCAGGTGGTGGTCTTGGTGGAGGTGTAGGAGGAGGGGTTGGTGGTAGTGCAGGAGGAGGAGCTAGTGCTGATGGAGGTTTAGGAGGAAAAGTTGGTGCTGGTGGAGGTTTAGGAGGAGGAACTGGTGCTGGAGGAGGAGTTGGTGCTGGTGCTGGTGTTGGTGGAGGTTTAGGAGGAGGAGCTGGTGGAGGTGGAGGTTTAGGAGGCGGAGCTGGTGTTGGTACTGGAGGAGGTGCAAATGGAGGTGTTGGTGTTGGAGGAGGAGCTGGTGCTGGTGCTAGTGGAGGTTTAGGAGGAGAAGCTGGTGCTGGTAGAGGTGGAGGTTTAGGAGGCGGAGCTGGTGTTGGTACTGGAAGAGGTGCAAATGGAGGTGTTGGTGTTGGAGGAGGAGCTGGTGCTGGTGCTGGTGGAAGTTTAGGAGGAGGAGCTGGTGCTGGTGCTGGTGGAGGTTTAGGAGGAGGAGCTGGTGTTGGTGGAGGTTTAGGAGGAGGAGCTGGTGGAGGTGGAG GTTTAGGAGGCGGAGCTGGTGTTGGTACTGGAGGAGGTGCAAATGGAGGTGTTGGTGTTGGAGGAGGAGCTGGTGCTGGTGGAGGTTTAGGAGGCGGAGCTGGTGTTGGTACTGGAGGAGGTGCAAATGGAGGTGTTGGTGTTGGAGGAGGAGCTGGTGCTGGTGGAGGTTTAGGAGGCGGAGCTGGTGTTGGTACTGGAGGAGGTGCAAATGGAGGTGTTGGTGTTGGAGGAGGAGCTGGTGCTGGTGGAGGTTTAGGAGGCGGAGCTGGTGTTGGTACTGGAGGAGGTGCAAATGGAGGTGTTGGTGTTGGAGGAGGTTTAGGAGGAGGAGCTGGTGCTAGTGGAGGTGGTGGTTTAGGAGGCGGAGCTGGTGTTGGTACTGGAGGAGGTGCAAATAGAGGTGCTGGTGCTGGTGGAGGTTTAGGAGGAGGAGTTGGTGCTAGTGGAGGTGGACGTTTAGGAGGCGAAGCTGGTGTTGGTACTGGAGGAGGTGCAAATGGAGGCGTTGGTGCTAGTGCAGGAGGAGGTATTGGAACTGGTGGAGGTGTAGGAGCAAGAGTTAATGGTGGTGCACGAGCAGGTGTTATTGCAACTAGAGGTGCTAAAATTGACGAAAGTAGAAAGGGCATACTTAGAGTTTCTAAAGATACTAAATTTGGTATTACCAAAAAAAGTGTTCATGCAAAAAATAAAGGTGATCCTCAAGCTTAA
- the LOC101504141 gene encoding uncharacterized protein isoform X1, translating to MTMLSRNVIMHIMLLTIIIIGIVEGKKVQNCGGFGNGKGAEGNHVGAGGGLGGGVGGGVGGSAGGGASADGGLGGKVGAGGGLGGGTGAGGGVGAGAGVGGGLGGGAGGGGGLGGGAGVGTGGGANGGVGVGGGAGAGASGGLGGEAGAGRGGGLGGGAGVGTGRGANGGVGVGGGAGAGAGGSLGGGAGAGAGGGLGGGAGVGGGLGGGAGGGGGLGGGAGAGGGLGGGAGVGTGGGANGGVGVGGGAGAGGGLGGGAGVGTGGGANGGVGVGGGAGAGGGLGGGAGVGTGGGANGGVGVGGGAGAGGGLGGGAGVGTGGGANGGVGVGGGLGGGAGASGGGGLGGGAGVGTGGGANRGAGAGGGLGGGVGASGGGRLGGEAGVGTGGGANGGVGASAGGGIGTGGGVGARVNGGARAGVIATRGAKIDESRKGILRVSKDTKFGITKKSVHAKNKGDPQA from the exons ATGACTATGCTTTCACGCAATGTTATAATGCATATTATGTTACTAACAATAATAATCATTGGGATAGTAGAAggaaaaaaagttcaaaattgcGGTGGTTTTGGAAATGGAAAAGGAGCAGAAGGAAACCATGTTGGTGCAGGTGGTGGTCTTGGTGGAGGTGTAGGAGGAGGGGTTGGTGGTAGTGCAGGAGGAGGAGCTAGTGCTGATGGAGGTTTAGGAGGAAAAGTTGGTGCTGGTGGAGGTTTAGGAGGAGGAACTGGTGCTGGAGGAGGAGTTGGTGCTGGTGCTGGTGTTGGTGGAGGTTTAGGAGGAGGAGCTGGTGGAGGTGGAGGTTTAGGAGGCGGAGCTGGTGTTGGTACTGGAGGAGGTGCAAATGGAGGTGTTGGTGTTGGAGGAGGAGCTGGTGCTGGTGCTAGTGGAGGTTTAGGAGGAGAAGCTGGTGCTGGTAGAGGTGGAGGTTTAGGAGGCGGAGCTGGTGTTGGTACTGGAAGAGGTGCAAATGGAGGTGTTGGTGTTGGAGGAGGAGCTGGTGCTGGTGCTGGTGGAAGTTTAGGAGGAGGAGCTGGTGCTGGTGCTGGTGGAGGTTTAGGAGGAGGAGCTGGTGTTGGTGGAGGTTTAGGAGGAGGAGCTGGTGGAGGTGGAGGTTTAGGAGGCGGAGCTGGTGCTGGTGGAG GTTTAGGAGGCGGAGCTGGTGTTGGTACTGGAGGAGGTGCAAATGGAGGTGTTGGTGTTGGAGGAGGAGCTGGTGCTGGTGGAGGTTTAGGAGGCGGAGCTGGTGTTGGTACTGGAGGAGGTGCAAATGGAGGTGTTGGTGTTGGAGGAGGAGCTGGTGCTGGTGGAGGTTTAGGAGGCGGAGCTGGTGTTGGTACTGGAGGAGGTGCAAATGGAGGTGTTGGTGTTGGAGGAGGAGCTGGTGCTGGTGGAGGTTTAGGAGGCGGAGCTGGTGTTGGTACTGGAGGAGGTGCAAATGGAGGTGTTGGTGTTGGAGGAGGTTTAGGAGGAGGAGCTGGTGCTAGTGGAGGTGGTGGTTTAGGAGGCGGAGCTGGTGTTGGTACTGGAGGAGGTGCAAATAGAGGTGCTGGTGCTGGTGGAGGTTTAGGAGGAGGAGTTGGTGCTAGTGGAGGTGGACGTTTAGGAGGCGAAGCTGGTGTTGGTACTGGAGGAGGTGCAAATGGAGGCGTTGGTGCTAGTGCAGGAGGAGGTATTGGAACTGGTGGAGGTGTAGGAGCAAGAGTTAATGGTGGTGCACGAGCAGGTGTTATTGCAACTAGAGGTGCTAAAATTGACGAAAGTAGAAAGGGCATACTTAGAGTTTCTAAAGATACTAAATTTGGTATTACCAAAAAAAGTGTTCATGCAAAAAATAAAGGTGATCCTCAAGCTTAA